The stretch of DNA GCAGATCTTCTGATGTTTACCTATATTGCAGGAAGGATGCTGAAAATGGTATTCAGATAAATTGGGACAAGATCAGAATGTTATGACCTGGTACCCATTGTTGACGTAATGTGCTATTCTTTCTCCAGCAGGCATCAGTTCTACGCCAAATGACAGCAATTTATCCTTTATCCCACCTTTCTCCGCAATAAATACGCATGCGGAATCCACAGCTTTTCCATCTACTAGCTGCTTGATCATATCTCTTGTGGATCCATCCGCCTCAGCTATGTACTTCTCGCTTGGCCCGAAGAACAGGACTTTCAAGTCATCATATCGTTTTGCCGATAGAGATCTGGCAGCGACGGCTATACCCGCTTCTGCTTTAGCACTTGCTTCTTCACCGCTCACAATCAGGAACAAGACTTTTGTCATAGAAGGGTTATTACAACATGAATATTAATTGATACGCATGTCAAGCTCTCGTTTCAAGCTGTCACTTTAGTTTATGAACGCTATCCTCTCAACTGTCATAATATATATGGGTAATCTGTATGGGTCTATCGGGTATCCATGGAATACAGGGAATTCGGGAAGACAGGGTTTAAGACATCTATAATCGGCATGGGAACGTATTATGATCCGGGCTGGATAGTTACTGCAAAGTTGTTCAGGGCACAGCCGAATGTTGCCAAACATCTCGAAGCCATCAAAACTGGTCTCGATGGAGGTATAAACCTGATCGATACTGCGGAGCTCTATGGCTCAGAGAACATTGTCGCCAGAGCAATAGAAGGCAGGAAAAGAGAAGATCTCTTTATCGCAACAAAGGTCTGGCGATCCCACCTTCACCATGATTCCCTCATCAAGGCGTGCAAAAAGAGCTTGAGGAACCTTAATACAAATTATATCGATCTTTACCAGGTACATTTCCCGAACGGCCGCGTACCGATACAGGAAACCATTGGTGCTATGGAGTATCTCGTCGATCAGGGCCTGATAAGGCATTTTGGCATAAGCAATTTCAGCATGAAACAGATGGAAGAAGCGGAAGATGCGACCAAGAAATATGAGATAACATCCACACAGATGAATTACAGCCTAGCGCACAGGAATATAGAGAAAGATATCCTGCCACACTGCATTGAGAATAATATTGCAGTACTGCCTTATTTTCCGCTCGCTCATGGAAAACTCTCAGGACAGGATAGATGGCCTGCAGAAGCAGCCGATCATTTAATGAAAAAGCACGGATTACGGGAACCGTCTACACTTGCGCTTGCATGGCTGACAAGCAAGTGGAAGGGGATTTTCCCAATACCTCGTGCATCAAACCCGCGTCACGTAAAGGAAAACTTG from Thermoplasmataceae archaeon encodes:
- a CDS encoding DsrE family protein, which encodes MTKVLFLIVSGEEASAKAEAGIAVAARSLSAKRYDDLKVLFFGPSEKYIAEADGSTRDMIKQLVDGKAVDSACVFIAEKGGIKDKLLSFGVELMPAGERIAHYVNNGYQVITF
- a CDS encoding aldo/keto reductase, translated to MEYREFGKTGFKTSIIGMGTYYDPGWIVTAKLFRAQPNVAKHLEAIKTGLDGGINLIDTAELYGSENIVARAIEGRKREDLFIATKVWRSHLHHDSLIKACKKSLRNLNTNYIDLYQVHFPNGRVPIQETIGAMEYLVDQGLIRHFGISNFSMKQMEEAEDATKKYEITSTQMNYSLAHRNIEKDILPHCIENNIAVLPYFPLAHGKLSGQDRWPAEAADHLMKKHGLREPSTLALAWLTSKWKGIFPIPRASNPRHVKENLNAGAINLDTEDMKVLDDAFPA